From a region of the Fimbriiglobus ruber genome:
- a CDS encoding tetratricopeptide repeat protein has protein sequence MPPVIPAENPKRDGNLGKKDAHCQTQSTHQKRPQDDGTVTTLYGHAIAHYRNGDYRRAESFCRDVLEREPLHAEAVHLLGALALEAGQAVVALLHLHHSTLLRPGHAPFHHALGEAYRVRGDRSEAEACFQTALRLDPTLAAAHNGLGMILSDQGQLARAAASFRQSLAIKPDQPRALTNLGQVLHRNGDLDGAAACFAGAIRLKPDYAIPHNNLGAVFNEQRKFVEAIVHLRRAIALQPDYPEAHCNLGNIFRNQGDPAAIGCYQEAIRFRPEYVKAHCYLGIALAAWGRRDEALAALQSALKLAPDSVETLENIGHIILQQARWEAAQPVFERVLSLQPDHAEAFANLVRIRELLCDWRTRDADFARLRRDAEERLAGGRRPAITPFNMMTTDWSLDFQLAVARRFSEDIVLGAGPPPAFSFLRSRTGRLRIGYIGGTFHHHALMQLMMGLFGLHDRREFEVFIYSYGPDDGSTYRQRARRDCDQFRDLAGVPTATAARRIYDDGVHILVDLMGHTGGAREEIVALRPAPIQVSYIGFAGTCGASFLDYLISDRTVTPPEMAAGYSERLVLLPNCYLVTDREQEIATAPVRRADYGLPESGFVFTCFNNSYKFEPGIFDVWAKILGQVPGSVLWLYSSGATVERNLRREATARGLASDRIIFAAHETKTKHLARLRLADLFLDTPVVNAHTGACDALWAGLPVLTCPGQTFASRVAASLLTNIGQPELIAATHDEYARRAVDLAQRPNELSRLREKLAANRTTWPLFDTTRVTRHLEQAYRAMWDSYAAGKPPAGIVVSESGDAQVKPNPPL, from the coding sequence ATGCCGCCAGTAATTCCCGCCGAAAACCCGAAACGGGACGGCAACCTGGGCAAGAAGGATGCCCATTGCCAGACGCAGTCGACACACCAGAAACGGCCTCAAGATGACGGCACCGTCACCACGCTGTACGGACATGCGATCGCGCATTACCGGAACGGCGACTACCGACGGGCCGAGAGTTTCTGTCGGGACGTGTTGGAGCGAGAACCGTTGCACGCCGAGGCCGTCCATCTGCTCGGTGCCCTCGCCCTCGAAGCCGGTCAAGCCGTCGTCGCGCTCCTTCACCTCCACCACTCGACGCTCTTGCGGCCCGGCCACGCACCCTTCCACCACGCCCTCGGGGAAGCCTACCGTGTCCGGGGCGACCGAAGCGAGGCCGAGGCGTGCTTCCAGACGGCATTGCGCCTGGACCCGACGTTGGCCGCCGCGCACAACGGCCTCGGGATGATTCTCTCGGACCAAGGTCAACTCGCTCGGGCCGCGGCCAGCTTTCGCCAGAGCCTGGCCATCAAGCCAGACCAACCCCGGGCGCTGACCAACCTGGGACAGGTTTTACACCGCAACGGCGACCTGGACGGAGCCGCAGCCTGCTTCGCCGGGGCGATCCGACTCAAACCGGACTACGCCATCCCCCACAACAACCTGGGGGCTGTCTTCAACGAGCAAAGGAAATTCGTGGAAGCCATTGTCCATCTGAGACGGGCGATCGCGTTGCAACCAGACTACCCCGAGGCCCACTGCAATCTCGGAAACATTTTCCGCAACCAGGGCGACCCGGCGGCCATCGGGTGTTATCAGGAGGCTATCCGGTTCCGGCCCGAGTACGTCAAAGCCCACTGCTACCTGGGTATCGCCCTGGCGGCCTGGGGTCGTCGCGACGAGGCGCTCGCTGCCTTACAAAGTGCGCTCAAGCTGGCTCCCGATTCCGTGGAAACCCTCGAAAATATCGGCCACATCATCTTGCAGCAGGCGCGCTGGGAAGCCGCCCAGCCGGTATTCGAGCGGGTTTTGTCATTGCAACCCGACCACGCGGAGGCGTTCGCCAACCTGGTCCGCATCCGCGAGCTGCTCTGCGACTGGCGGACGCGGGACGCCGATTTCGCACGGTTACGGCGCGATGCTGAGGAGCGGTTGGCGGGCGGCCGGCGGCCGGCGATCACGCCGTTCAACATGATGACCACCGACTGGTCACTGGACTTTCAATTGGCCGTCGCCCGCCGGTTTTCGGAGGACATCGTACTCGGCGCGGGACCGCCCCCGGCTTTCTCGTTTCTCCGATCGCGGACCGGCCGCTTGCGGATCGGGTACATCGGCGGGACGTTTCACCACCACGCCCTGATGCAATTAATGATGGGCCTGTTCGGTCTGCACGACCGGCGCGAATTCGAGGTTTTCATCTACTCCTACGGCCCAGACGATGGCAGCACTTACCGGCAGCGGGCCCGCCGCGACTGCGATCAGTTCCGCGACCTCGCGGGTGTCCCGACTGCAACCGCGGCCCGCCGGATCTATGACGACGGCGTCCATATTCTCGTCGATTTGATGGGCCACACCGGCGGAGCCCGCGAGGAGATCGTCGCCCTGCGACCGGCGCCGATTCAGGTCAGCTACATCGGTTTCGCCGGCACCTGCGGCGCTTCGTTCCTCGATTATCTGATCAGTGACCGGACCGTGACGCCGCCCGAGATGGCGGCCGGATACAGCGAGCGATTGGTCCTTCTACCGAACTGCTACCTGGTGACGGATCGCGAACAAGAGATCGCAACCGCGCCCGTCCGGCGAGCCGACTACGGCTTACCGGAGAGCGGGTTCGTCTTTACCTGTTTCAACAACAGCTACAAATTCGAGCCGGGCATTTTCGACGTCTGGGCGAAGATTCTGGGGCAGGTTCCCGGCAGTGTGTTGTGGTTATATTCGTCTGGTGCCACGGTCGAACGCAACCTCCGTCGGGAGGCAACGGCTCGGGGGCTGGCGTCCGACCGCATCATCTTCGCGGCTCACGAAACGAAGACCAAACACCTCGCCCGGCTCCGTCTGGCCGATCTATTCCTCGATACGCCAGTGGTGAACGCCCACACCGGGGCTTGCGATGCGCTGTGGGCGGGGCTGCCCGTCCTGACCTGCCCGGGTCAGACGTTTGCTTCCCGCGTGGCCGCGAGTTTGTTGACGAACATCGGCCAGCCGGAACTGATCGCGGCTACCCATGACGAGTACGCGCGGCGGGCGGTTGATCTGGCCCAACGCCCCAACGAACTGAGTCGACTCCGAGAAAAGTTGGCTGCCAATCGGACGACGTGGCCGCTCTTCGACACGACCCGCGTGACCCGGCACCTGGAACAGGCTTACCGGGCCATGTGGGACAGTTACGCCGCCGGGAAG